The genomic interval GTCGAGGACGATGCCGAGGTGCCGCTCGAAGCGTTGGTCACCGTGGTCGTGAAGGTGGCCGGCTTGCTTGACCAGGGGCGCGTTTCCGCCCAGCCATGCGTCGCGTTCGGCGAGGGAATAGCGGGTGGGGTCGGTCTCGGCGGACTGGAGGTGTTCCTGTTCCTCGATCACGAAGCCGACAACGAAGGCGGTCACCAGGTCGACGGCGTCGTCCGCGTCGGAGAGTTCGACCCCGGACGCGGTCCAGCGGACGAACCAGATCTCCTTCGCCTGTACCACCTCCGGGTCGGCGATGCGCCTGCCGCTGAAGATGCGTGCTCCGTCACGGTGGAGCAGGAACTCCGCACGCAGCACACTCGCGAACGCCACCAGATCATCACGCCAGCCGTCACCCGGGGGAAGCTCCGACAAGGCGGAGCCGACCCGGCGCATGACAGCGGTGCCCATTTCGTCGAGCAGCTCCTGCTTGTTGCGAACGTGCCAGTACAAGGCGGACGGGCGTACGTCGAGCCTGGTCGCCAGCGCACGCACGGTCAGGCCGTCCATACCTGCCTCGTTGAGAAGGCCAAGCGCTGCTGTCACGATCCGGTCCCGGGTGATGCCTTTGTTCATACTTGACACCTTAACGTCGTTCAGGCCCGCAGGGCGGGCCGCCCTACCACGGTTATTGATCAGAAACTCATGGGGGTCTCGAGCGGGTCCCAGCGGGCGTGTGGGCCGCCGAAGCAGCCGCGGACGATGTGTGGCTGCCGCCGGCGCCCGAGGAGGAAGCGCCGGGTTCAGGCGGCGAG from Streptomyces sp. B3I8 carries:
- a CDS encoding TetR/AcrR family transcriptional regulator C-terminal domain-containing protein, with protein sequence MNKGITRDRIVTAALGLLNEAGMDGLTVRALATRLDVRPSALYWHVRNKQELLDEMGTAVMRRVGSALSELPPGDGWRDDLVAFASVLRAEFLLHRDGARIFSGRRIADPEVVQAKEIWFVRWTASGVELSDADDAVDLVTAFVVGFVIEEQEHLQSAETDPTRYSLAERDAWLGGNAPLVKQAGHLHDHGDQRFERHLGIVLDGLAARLKV